From Desulfobacterales bacterium, one genomic window encodes:
- a CDS encoding 3TM-type holin: MGLDLTGLGSVFDFAKGIADRFFPPKATEAEKLAAAAAMAPVIEERETKLIDAQKDIIVAELQQGDNYTKRARPTIIYTGLGVIVFTKVVMPVVMSGLIILFAFLGSLMTPEQFKIILAELEKLKGIDMPAEFWLSWSGVSGVYAIGRTLEKKGYTNKIISAITGNK; encoded by the coding sequence ATGGGGCTGGATCTGACGGGGTTGGGAAGCGTGTTTGATTTTGCCAAAGGGATTGCCGACCGCTTTTTTCCGCCCAAGGCGACCGAGGCGGAAAAATTAGCGGCGGCGGCCGCGATGGCGCCGGTGATCGAGGAGCGTGAAACCAAACTGATAGACGCCCAGAAGGATATCATCGTCGCCGAACTGCAGCAGGGGGACAACTATACCAAACGGGCGCGACCGACCATCATCTATACCGGCTTGGGGGTAATTGTCTTTACCAAGGTCGTGATGCCGGTTGTCATGAGCGGCCTGATCATCCTCTTTGCGTTTTTGGGCAGCCTCATGACGCCGGAACAGTTCAAAATCATTCTGGCCGAGCTGGAAAAACTAAAAGGAATCGATATGCCGGCAGAATTCTGGCTTTCCTGGTCGGGCGTTTCCGGAGTGTATGCCATCGGGCGCACCCTGGAGAAAAAGGGATATACCAACAAAATTATCTCGGCCATTACGGGGAATAAATAA